Proteins from one Palaemon carinicauda isolate YSFRI2023 chromosome 26, ASM3689809v2, whole genome shotgun sequence genomic window:
- the LOC137619881 gene encoding uncharacterized protein: protein MAVASPLTNLFFLHNLGSNICFLVDTGVCHSLLPRSPVILRLLMFPNGSSIPTHRYDMLTLSFGDAKYQWNFLVHDVTLPLLGVDCLAHFQLLVNVANQHLVTAAFTHHIFITCSLQSHSPHQHAYGHLLTVYYHDVFWPELHQSPTVPIKHGIYRHIKTTGSPVSARFRHLLAAKCSVDEMKEMGQCQKASSP from the coding sequence atggcagtggcctccccattgactaatctcttctttttgcatAATTTaggaagcaatatttgctttcTGGTAGATACTGGCGTCTGTCATTCCCTTTTGCCTCGTTCCCCTGTCATTCTAAGACTGCTGATGTTCCCTAATGGATCTTCTATTCCCACACATCGTTATGATATGCTGACACTGTCATTTGGGGATGCCAAGTACCAGTGGAATTTCCTTGTCCATGATGTTACACTGCCTCTCCTTGGTGTGGATTGCCTTGCCCATTTCCAGCTCCTGGTCAACGTTGCAAATCAACACTTAGTCACTGCAGCTTTTACTCATCATATCTTTATTACCTGTTCCCTTCAAAGTCACTCGCCACACCAGCACGCCTATGGTCATCTCCTCACCGTATACTATCATGATGTCTTTTGGCCAGAACTACACCAGTCGCCAACAGTTCCCATCAAGCATGGTATCTATcgccatatcaagacaacagggtcTCCAGTGTCTGCAAGATTCAGGCATTTGTTAGCTGCTAAATGCTCAGTcgatgaaatgaaagaaatgggacaatgtcaaaaggcctcaagcccatga